In the Drosophila willistoni isolate 14030-0811.24 chromosome 3R, UCI_dwil_1.1, whole genome shotgun sequence genome, aaatcaaatcaattcaatttacAATTGCAAATGCATTAagggaataaaaaaaaagaggaaaatcTTTTTGTGACTTTTAAAATTAAGAGACAGATTACATTTCTCAGTTACCTTTCGCTCTTAGTCTTAATTCATTAAGTCGTTAGTTAATTGGGTCTATCCATTAGTCATTATCTATTCAATGGATAGAAGTAGTAAGTTTTGTTGCTGCTTCAACTTAATCAAACTTGTTTCGTTTGTGCGtcattattttgttgtaaaGCTTTCACTCAGttgaaaattctttttatttgaatgGCCAACAGAAAAAGGGTGGAAGTGGACCACCTCCAGGACTGCCGGCaggaaacaaaaacaaagcgGGCGGCGGAGCTGACAAAGGAGGCAAAAAAGGACAAGAGCAAAAACCAGCCGGAGGCAGCTCAAAGAAAGGAGGCAaaaagtaacaacaacaacaaataaaaaatatataaaaattactCTATACAcaatataaacataaacaaattaattgcTAAGTTTTTTAAAACACATTGAAAATGTGCAAATATGCTTCGGCCCACCGAAGGTGTTATATCCTTGCAATGCCCTTTGACCATTTCCTTCTGGTTCATTCTGAATTCGAATTCAAGTGAAATTCGCTTTcagaataaattaaaattgggTATTCTGAATAATTAAACATCGGAATTAATCGACTTAATTACAATCTTCAAGTTTGGCTTCAGTTTAAACcttctgcaagggtataaagatACACAACAGATTTAAATATATCAGGGATAAATATGAcattaattataattgttGATTAAATCATTTTACAAATGTGTTTGGTTTGAAAGTTAACAAAGCCAACGTTCAACGTTCTCTCTTTCTTCCGCTTGGTTGCCCTTCACTTAGCTGGAGCGAAACCACTCCTGAGACATGCCAAAGAACGAGGCTGCACTCGATTTGCTTTTGTTGGTGCCCTCCGATTTGCGCGTTGTCGTCGCCGTCTTTCTTGTCGGTGTGGTCTatatgagagagagagagagagaagaacaatgttatttattaattagttATATCAATTCCTAATTCTATGTGATTAATCAGTTAATTTATGGTTAATTCTGTTGAACATAGACCACACTCTTCATACATACT is a window encoding:
- the LOC111519141 gene encoding probable H/ACA ribonucleoprotein complex subunit 1 gives rise to the protein MGKNKGGGGGGGAGGAGGGGGGGNKKGGSGPPPGLPAGNKNKAGGGADKGGKKGQEQKPAGGSSKKGGKK